From a single Maritimibacter sp. DP1N21-5 genomic region:
- a CDS encoding B12-binding domain-containing protein, which yields MADEDDIILSELEDDDLVAQMMDDLYDGLKDEIEEGTHILLERGWTPYKVLTEALVAGMTIVGHDFRDGILFVPEVLLAANAMKAGMAILKPLLAETGAPTIGKMVIGTVKGDIHDIGQNLVTMMMEGAGFEVKNIGINNPVENYVAACDEFDADILGMSALLTTTMPYMKIVIDHLVAEGLRDKYIVLVGGAPLNEEFGKAIGADAYCRDAAVAVETAKTFMARKHNQRAVG from the coding sequence ATGGCAGACGAAGACGACATCATTCTGTCAGAGCTCGAGGACGACGATCTCGTCGCCCAGATGATGGATGACCTTTACGACGGCCTGAAGGACGAGATCGAGGAAGGCACCCATATCCTCCTCGAGCGCGGCTGGACCCCCTACAAGGTCCTGACCGAAGCACTCGTCGCGGGCATGACCATCGTGGGCCACGACTTCCGCGACGGCATCCTCTTCGTGCCGGAAGTGCTTCTCGCTGCCAACGCGATGAAGGCGGGCATGGCGATCCTGAAGCCGCTCCTTGCCGAAACCGGCGCGCCGACCATCGGCAAGATGGTCATCGGCACGGTCAAGGGCGACATCCACGACATCGGCCAGAACCTTGTCACCATGATGATGGAAGGCGCCGGGTTCGAAGTGAAGAACATCGGGATCAACAACCCGGTCGAAAACTACGTCGCCGCCTGCGACGAATTCGACGCCGACATCCTCGGCATGTCCGCGCTTCTGACCACGACCATGCCCTACATGAAAATCGTGATCGACCATCTCGTGGCCGAAGGCCTGCGCGACAAATACATCGTCCTCGTGGGCGGCGCGCCCCTGAACGAAGAATTCGGCAAGGCCATCGGTGCTGACGCCTACTGCCGCGATGCCGCCGTGGCCGTCGAAACAGCCAAGACCTTCATGGCCCGCAAGCACAACCAGCGCGCCGTCGGTTGA
- a CDS encoding YbjQ family protein — translation MIIVTTDSVPGRDIARTFGLVRGSTVRAKHIGSDIVASLRNLVGGEVKEYASLLAGAREQAIDRMIAEARALGADAIVGARLETSTITQAASEILAYGTAVKLA, via the coding sequence ATGATCATCGTCACCACCGACAGCGTGCCCGGCCGCGACATCGCCCGGACCTTCGGCCTCGTGCGCGGATCGACGGTGCGCGCCAAACACATCGGGTCGGACATCGTTGCGAGCCTGCGCAACCTCGTGGGCGGCGAGGTGAAGGAATACGCCTCCCTCCTCGCCGGCGCCCGCGAACAGGCGATCGACCGCATGATCGCCGAGGCCCGCGCCCTCGGGGCCGACGCCATCGTCGGCGCGCGGCTCGAGACCTCCACAATCACCCAGGCCGCGAGCGAGATCCTCGCCTATGGAACCGCGGTGAAGCTGGCGTGA
- a CDS encoding PA0069 family radical SAM protein has protein sequence MSELQGIEKARRRGRGVGSNETGRFERLSRVEVDDGWAREVEPGLRTEVRLEVPRSAITKNTSPDVPFDRSINPYRGCEHGCVYCFARPSHAWLGMSPGLDFETRLVARPGIGAVLARELARQSYRPATIAIGTNTDPYQPIEGRMRVMREVLEVLWEHRHPVGIVTKGTLIERDLDLLAPMAAEGLVHVGISVTTLDRNLARRMEPRCPTPARRLETIRALTQAGVPVRVMASPMIPGLTDAELEAILAAGREAGARAASWILLRLPLEVSALFQAWLAEHYPDRANRIMGHLREMHGGRDYDPAFGKRMRGEGVYADLIARRFDVAKARLGFEERLPGLCLDKFRVPREPSAQLELF, from the coding sequence ATGAGCGAGTTGCAGGGAATCGAAAAGGCGCGCCGACGCGGGCGCGGGGTCGGGTCAAACGAGACCGGACGTTTCGAACGCCTGTCGCGGGTCGAGGTCGACGACGGCTGGGCGCGGGAGGTCGAACCGGGGTTGCGCACCGAAGTGCGGCTGGAGGTGCCGCGCTCGGCAATCACGAAGAACACATCGCCCGACGTGCCTTTCGACAGGTCGATAAACCCCTATCGTGGCTGCGAGCATGGCTGTGTCTATTGCTTTGCGCGGCCGTCCCATGCCTGGCTCGGGATGTCACCGGGGCTCGATTTCGAAACGCGGCTGGTGGCGCGGCCGGGGATCGGGGCGGTGCTGGCGCGCGAGCTTGCCCGGCAGTCCTACCGGCCCGCGACCATCGCGATCGGGACGAATACCGACCCTTATCAGCCCATAGAAGGTCGTATGCGGGTCATGCGCGAGGTGCTGGAAGTGCTCTGGGAGCACCGGCATCCGGTCGGGATCGTGACGAAAGGCACGCTGATTGAGCGCGACCTTGATCTGCTGGCACCGATGGCGGCCGAGGGGCTCGTCCACGTGGGCATCTCGGTGACGACGCTCGACCGCAATCTTGCGCGGCGGATGGAGCCGCGCTGTCCGACGCCTGCGCGGCGGCTCGAAACGATCCGCGCTCTGACACAGGCCGGTGTGCCGGTGCGGGTCATGGCCTCGCCGATGATACCGGGGCTGACGGATGCGGAGCTCGAGGCCATCCTGGCGGCGGGGCGCGAGGCCGGGGCGCGGGCGGCAAGCTGGATCCTGCTCCGGCTGCCGCTCGAGGTGTCGGCGCTGTTTCAGGCCTGGCTGGCCGAGCATTACCCGGACCGGGCGAACCGGATCATGGGGCATCTGCGCGAGATGCACGGGGGCCGGGACTATGACCCGGCCTTTGGCAAGCGGATGCGGGGCGAGGGGGTTTATGCCGATCTCATCGCGCGACGGTTCGATGTGGCGAAGGCGCGGCTGGGGTTCGAGGAGCGTTTGCCGGGTCTCTGTCTGGACAAGTTTCGGGTGCCGCGGGAACCTTCGGCACAGCTCGAGTTGTTCTGA
- a CDS encoding DUF3987 domain-containing protein has protein sequence MSMGNNAGIGNDAMHTDVPEYLGPVTWVDVSRIYEQAARIGEADTAETEDEPGVDPNYHADMRRIMDSRGLFFMDVPAPPAPVKRRRVTMPTPAPLDWPPGFAGELAQFIYRTAPRPVKEVAIVAALGLLAGICGKAWHIPQSGLNLYIVLIARSAVGKEAMHSGISAIIRACARENPMFHKFVDFTEYASGPALVKACVGNPCFVNVSGELGRKIKTMADARSDSPQHTLQTQLTNLYHKSGPQAIVGGLGYSNTDNNVQSVAGVSYSVIGETTPGTFLESLTKNMTENGFVSRWLVVEYAGERPLKNARANVTPPEAMRRALNNMATQADLLIAKDQSQFVEREVGAGLSLDLFSNYCDDRINESGDDEARRAMWNRAHLKALRVAALLAVADNYNAPVIRQQHADWAINIVQRDIVAFAKRLDSGDVGTGDEARQDKLFTILREYLTLEVPASYKVHPEMKKNDIVPLHYLQKRTKRAAAFYDHRFGANRALDDALGALIAGGYVMEVQRDRVVEAYSYHGKGFRILRLPEPD, from the coding sequence ATGAGTATGGGAAATAACGCCGGTATCGGCAACGACGCCATGCACACGGATGTGCCCGAATACCTGGGGCCTGTGACGTGGGTGGACGTTTCGAGGATCTACGAACAGGCGGCGCGCATTGGCGAGGCTGACACGGCTGAAACCGAGGACGAGCCTGGGGTTGACCCCAACTACCATGCCGACATGCGGCGGATCATGGACAGCCGGGGGCTGTTCTTCATGGACGTTCCTGCACCTCCCGCGCCGGTGAAGCGCCGTCGCGTCACCATGCCCACGCCCGCGCCGCTGGACTGGCCGCCGGGGTTTGCAGGGGAGCTTGCGCAGTTCATCTACCGCACCGCACCGCGCCCGGTGAAAGAGGTTGCTATTGTCGCGGCCCTTGGCTTGCTGGCGGGCATCTGTGGCAAGGCATGGCATATCCCGCAGTCAGGCCTGAACCTCTACATTGTGCTCATTGCCCGTAGCGCCGTGGGTAAGGAGGCGATGCACAGCGGCATCAGCGCCATTATCCGTGCCTGTGCGCGCGAGAACCCGATGTTTCATAAGTTCGTGGACTTCACGGAATACGCATCCGGGCCAGCACTGGTGAAGGCCTGTGTGGGCAACCCCTGTTTCGTCAACGTGAGCGGCGAGTTGGGGCGCAAGATCAAGACAATGGCAGACGCTCGGTCGGACAGCCCGCAACATACCCTGCAAACGCAGCTCACCAACCTTTACCACAAATCCGGGCCTCAGGCGATCGTGGGCGGGCTGGGTTACAGCAACACCGACAACAACGTCCAGTCGGTCGCCGGGGTCAGCTACAGCGTCATTGGGGAAACGACGCCGGGGACGTTTCTTGAGTCCCTGACGAAGAACATGACGGAAAACGGCTTCGTGTCGCGCTGGCTGGTCGTCGAATACGCGGGCGAGCGCCCGCTGAAAAACGCGCGTGCCAACGTTACTCCCCCGGAGGCTATGCGACGGGCGCTTAACAACATGGCCACGCAGGCGGACTTGCTGATCGCCAAGGACCAGTCGCAGTTCGTGGAACGGGAGGTTGGGGCGGGCCTTTCGCTCGATCTGTTTAGCAACTATTGCGACGACCGCATTAACGAGAGCGGCGATGACGAAGCGCGGCGCGCCATGTGGAACCGCGCGCACCTCAAGGCGCTCAGGGTGGCCGCATTGCTGGCAGTCGCGGACAACTACAATGCGCCGGTGATCCGCCAGCAGCACGCGGACTGGGCAATCAACATTGTCCAGCGCGACATTGTGGCGTTTGCGAAGCGTCTGGACAGTGGCGACGTGGGCACCGGCGACGAGGCGCGGCAGGACAAGCTGTTCACCATCCTCCGGGAATACCTGACGCTGGAGGTGCCCGCGAGCTACAAGGTTCACCCCGAGATGAAGAAGAACGATATTGTGCCGCTGCATTACCTGCAAAAGCGGACCAAGAGGGCCGCAGCTTTCTATGACCACAGGTTCGGTGCCAACCGTGCCTTGGACGACGCGCTGGGGGCGCTGATCGCGGGCGGATACGTCATGGAGGTGCAGCGCGACAGGGTGGTTGAGGCGTATAGCTACCACGGCAAGGGGTTTCGCATTCTGCGCCTGCCCGAACCAGACTAA
- a CDS encoding DUF1638 domain-containing protein: MTDLTDAALTNDGLAPSGEGRVLVVACGALAREIIAIRDANGMDHLDLTCLPAILHNRPDKIAPALDALLTAEAPAYSGVFVAYADCGSGGEIAKTCDKHGAAMIAGPHCYSFFDGNDRFAARDEVTAFYLTDFLARQFDAFVTRPLGLDRHPELRDAYFGNYETLVYLAQTDDPALDAAAEAAARTLGLAYERRFTGYGDLATALARL, from the coding sequence GTGACCGACCTCACCGACGCCGCCCTCACGAACGATGGTCTCGCCCCAAGTGGCGAAGGCCGTGTGCTCGTCGTCGCCTGTGGCGCACTGGCCCGGGAAATCATCGCGATCCGCGACGCGAACGGCATGGATCATCTCGACCTCACGTGCCTGCCCGCGATCCTCCATAACCGCCCGGACAAGATCGCCCCGGCCCTCGACGCGCTCCTCACCGCCGAAGCCCCGGCCTACAGCGGCGTCTTCGTGGCCTATGCCGATTGCGGGTCCGGCGGCGAGATCGCGAAAACCTGCGATAAACACGGCGCGGCGATGATCGCAGGGCCGCATTGCTACAGCTTCTTCGACGGCAACGACCGCTTCGCCGCCCGCGACGAAGTCACCGCCTTCTACCTTACCGATTTTCTGGCCCGCCAATTCGACGCCTTCGTGACGCGTCCCCTGGGCCTCGACCGCCACCCGGAGTTGCGCGACGCCTACTTCGGGAACTATGAGACCCTCGTCTATCTCGCCCAGACCGATGATCCGGCCCTCGACGCGGCCGCCGAAGCCGCTGCCCGCACATTGGGCCTCGCCTACGAGCGCCGCTTCACCGGCTACGGCGACCTCGCCACGGCCCTCGCCCGGCTCTGA
- the purM gene encoding phosphoribosylformylglycinamidine cyclo-ligase, with protein sequence MTDTKTSITYADAGVDIDAGNALVDRIKPAAKRTNRPGVMSGLGGFGALFDLKGAGYKDPVLVAATDGVGTKLRIAIDTGNVDTIGIDLVAMCVNDLVCQGAEPLFFLDYFATGKLAVDDAARIIEGIAEGCAQSRCALIGGETAEMPGMYQDGDFDLAGFAVGAMERGSDLPQGVAEGDVLLGLASNGVHSNGYSLVRKLVEVSGLGWDADCPFGEGTLGEALLAPTRLYVTQVLEAIRQGGVHALAHITGGGLTENLPRVFPEGLQALVDLDAWTLPPVFKWLAETGAMEEREMLKTFNCGIGMVLVVDPAQAGAVKSTLEAAGETVYQIGRMNAGEGVGYLGSLL encoded by the coding sequence ATGACCGATACGAAAACCTCGATCACCTATGCCGATGCGGGCGTCGATATCGACGCGGGCAATGCGCTTGTCGACCGGATCAAGCCGGCGGCGAAGCGGACCAATCGGCCGGGCGTCATGTCGGGTCTCGGCGGCTTCGGGGCGCTCTTCGATCTCAAGGGTGCGGGTTACAAGGACCCGGTGCTGGTGGCGGCGACGGATGGCGTGGGCACCAAGCTGCGGATCGCGATCGACACCGGTAACGTGGACACGATCGGGATCGACCTCGTCGCGATGTGCGTGAACGACCTGGTCTGTCAGGGCGCGGAGCCTTTGTTCTTCCTCGACTATTTCGCCACCGGCAAGCTTGCGGTGGACGACGCGGCCCGGATCATCGAAGGCATCGCCGAGGGCTGTGCCCAGTCGCGCTGCGCGCTGATCGGAGGCGAGACCGCCGAGATGCCGGGGATGTATCAAGACGGCGATTTCGACCTTGCGGGTTTCGCCGTCGGCGCGATGGAGCGGGGTAGCGATCTTCCCCAGGGCGTGGCCGAGGGCGACGTGTTGCTAGGACTTGCCTCGAACGGCGTGCATTCCAACGGCTATTCGCTGGTGCGCAAGCTGGTCGAGGTATCGGGGCTGGGCTGGGATGCCGATTGTCCCTTTGGCGAGGGCACGCTTGGCGAGGCGCTCCTGGCGCCGACGCGGCTCTACGTGACGCAAGTGCTGGAGGCGATCCGGCAGGGAGGCGTCCATGCGCTGGCCCATATCACCGGCGGCGGGCTGACCGAGAACCTGCCGCGCGTGTTCCCCGAGGGTCTTCAGGCGCTCGTTGATCTCGACGCCTGGACGCTGCCGCCGGTCTTCAAGTGGCTGGCCGAGACCGGCGCCATGGAAGAGCGCGAAATGCTCAAGACCTTCAACTGCGGCATCGGGATGGTGCTGGTCGTCGATCCGGCGCAGGCGGGTGCGGTGAAATCCACGCTCGAGGCGGCGGGCGAGACGGTCTACCAGATCGGGCGCATGAACGCGGGCGAGGGCGTGGGCTACCTCGGATCGCTCCTGTGA
- a CDS encoding MBL fold metallo-hydrolase: protein MDIPHDMPPHGILEELEPGIRRIIAPNPSPMTYWGTNTFVLGEGNVTVIDPGPMVESHAQALLAGLQPGERVAHILVTHAHVDHSPLARPLSDATGADVYAFGPAEAGRSEVMAHLVAQGMTSGGEGIDWEFFPDEIIADGDRLDLDGVRVEAIWTPGHLSNHLSFAMGDAVFVGDHVMAWASSLVSPPDGDLTAFMESCRKLAARLDRIHYPAHGPAITAPRDRLDWLIDHRLAREGAILAALEHSETLPEITRAVYTDTPPELLPAAERNVFAHLIDLASHGRITATPKLTTNAAFHLKPRTNPT, encoded by the coding sequence ATGGACATCCCCCACGACATGCCGCCGCACGGCATCCTCGAAGAGCTCGAACCCGGCATCCGCCGGATCATCGCGCCGAACCCCTCGCCCATGACCTATTGGGGCACGAACACCTTCGTGCTGGGCGAAGGCAACGTGACGGTGATCGACCCGGGTCCGATGGTCGAAAGCCATGCGCAGGCCCTTCTCGCCGGGCTCCAACCGGGCGAAAGGGTGGCCCATATCCTCGTGACACATGCCCATGTGGACCACAGCCCCCTCGCCCGGCCCCTGTCGGACGCCACCGGCGCCGACGTCTATGCCTTCGGCCCGGCCGAGGCCGGCCGCAGCGAGGTCATGGCTCACCTCGTCGCGCAGGGCATGACGTCGGGCGGCGAAGGCATCGACTGGGAGTTCTTTCCCGACGAGATCATCGCCGACGGCGACCGGCTCGACCTCGACGGCGTGCGGGTCGAGGCGATATGGACCCCCGGACATCTCTCAAACCACCTGAGTTTCGCGATGGGCGACGCGGTCTTCGTGGGCGACCATGTCATGGCCTGGGCCTCCTCCCTCGTCTCCCCGCCCGACGGCGACCTGACGGCCTTCATGGAGAGTTGCCGAAAGCTCGCCGCGCGGCTTGACCGTATTCACTATCCGGCCCACGGGCCCGCGATCACGGCGCCCCGGGACAGACTGGACTGGCTCATCGACCACCGCCTCGCTCGCGAGGGCGCCATTCTCGCCGCGCTCGAACATTCCGAGACCCTACCCGAGATCACCCGCGCCGTCTACACCGACACCCCGCCCGAGCTCCTCCCCGCCGCGGAGCGCAACGTCTTCGCCCACCTCATCGACCTCGCAAGTCACGGCCGGATCACCGCCACGCCCAAGCTGACAACGAACGCCGCGTTCCACCTGAAACCCCGCACGAACCCGACCTGA
- a CDS encoding AlpA family transcriptional regulator — MAPQALNYDPDQMLTTEEAAPLCGYAESTMKLNRHLKRGPKFIKLGDGKNAAVRYRRGDIDAWLTERTFASTSEYSAVARHSQSRARNGIPAHASHVTPPWLRPTV, encoded by the coding sequence ATGGCCCCACAGGCTCTCAACTACGACCCCGACCAGATGCTGACGACCGAGGAAGCTGCGCCCCTCTGCGGCTACGCGGAGAGCACCATGAAGCTCAACCGTCACCTTAAACGTGGACCCAAGTTCATCAAGCTCGGAGACGGCAAGAACGCCGCTGTGCGTTACCGTCGCGGTGACATTGACGCATGGCTGACGGAGCGCACGTTCGCTTCCACCAGTGAATACAGCGCCGTGGCGCGTCATTCGCAGAGCCGTGCGCGCAACGGCATCCCCGCGCACGCCTCGCATGTCACTCCGCCGTGGCTTCGGCCGACCGTCTGA
- a CDS encoding SufE family protein — protein MATGAFEEIVEDFEFLDDWEDRYGLVIDMGKAMPPLEEGLKVPATKVDGCASQVWLFPEIEGGVFRFRGDSDALIVRGLIAVLGALYNGVPVAEVPAIDAKAELARLSLEDNLSSQRSNGLKAMIQRINKLALEAA, from the coding sequence ATGGCCACGGGTGCATTCGAAGAGATCGTTGAGGATTTCGAGTTTCTCGACGACTGGGAAGACCGCTACGGGCTGGTCATCGACATGGGCAAGGCGATGCCTCCGCTCGAGGAAGGGCTGAAAGTGCCCGCGACCAAGGTGGACGGCTGCGCGTCTCAGGTCTGGCTCTTTCCCGAGATCGAGGGGGGCGTGTTCCGGTTCCGGGGAGATTCGGACGCGCTGATCGTGCGCGGGCTGATCGCGGTGCTGGGCGCGCTCTACAACGGCGTGCCGGTGGCCGAAGTCCCGGCGATCGACGCCAAGGCGGAACTTGCGCGCCTGTCGCTCGAGGACAACTTGTCATCGCAGCGGTCGAACGGATTGAAGGCGATGATCCAGCGGATCAACAAGCTGGCACTCGAGGCGGCCTGA
- the rnd gene encoding ribonuclease D produces the protein MKTITTTEALADYCKRAASFPYVTVDTEFLRERTYYSKLCLVQLAVPGKDDTEDAVLVDPLVEGLSLEPLYELFRDEGVVKVFHAARQDLEIFWVEAGVFPVPLFDTQVAAMVAGFGDQVGYETLVRKVCRASLDKSSRFTDWSRRPLTDAQKKYAIGDVTYLREIYEFLKAELDKSGREKWVREELSVLTDPSTYDISPREAWRRVKTRTNSGRFLSVVRELAAFREDYAQTRNIPRSRVYKDDALMELASTKPKDLAELGRSRLLLREARKGEIADGILAAVQAGLACPQDDLPQVESDGRDKLQVNPALADLLRVLLKARCEEAGVAQKLVASAADLDMLAAGRKDVPAVKGWRAEVFGKDALRLCKGELALGVKGSSVRVIVV, from the coding sequence ATGAAGACGATTACGACGACCGAGGCGCTTGCCGACTACTGCAAGCGTGCAGCCAGTTTCCCTTACGTCACGGTGGACACGGAGTTCCTGCGCGAGCGGACCTATTACTCCAAGCTCTGCCTCGTTCAGCTTGCCGTGCCGGGCAAGGACGACACCGAGGATGCCGTGCTGGTCGATCCGCTGGTCGAGGGATTGTCGCTCGAGCCGCTTTACGAGCTCTTCCGCGATGAGGGCGTGGTCAAGGTGTTCCACGCGGCGCGTCAGGATCTGGAGATCTTCTGGGTCGAGGCGGGGGTGTTTCCCGTGCCGCTTTTTGACACGCAGGTGGCCGCTATGGTCGCGGGCTTCGGCGATCAGGTCGGATACGAGACGCTGGTGCGCAAGGTTTGCCGGGCGTCGCTCGACAAGTCGAGCCGTTTCACGGACTGGTCGCGCCGGCCCTTGACCGATGCGCAGAAGAAATACGCCATCGGCGACGTCACCTATCTGCGCGAGATTTACGAGTTCCTGAAGGCCGAGCTCGACAAGTCGGGGCGCGAGAAATGGGTGCGCGAGGAACTGTCGGTGCTGACCGATCCCTCGACCTATGACATTTCGCCGCGCGAGGCCTGGCGCCGGGTGAAGACGCGGACCAATTCGGGGCGGTTCCTGTCCGTGGTGCGGGAACTTGCGGCCTTCCGCGAGGACTATGCCCAGACCCGCAATATCCCCCGAAGCCGTGTCTACAAGGACGACGCGCTGATGGAGCTGGCCTCGACCAAGCCCAAGGATCTGGCCGAGCTTGGCCGGTCGCGGCTTCTCCTGCGAGAGGCACGCAAGGGCGAGATTGCGGATGGTATCCTCGCCGCTGTCCAAGCCGGGCTGGCCTGTCCGCAGGACGATCTGCCCCAGGTCGAAAGCGACGGACGCGACAAGCTTCAGGTGAACCCGGCACTCGCCGACCTTCTGCGCGTGCTCCTGAAGGCGCGGTGCGAGGAGGCCGGCGTTGCCCAGAAGCTGGTCGCCTCGGCGGCCGATCTCGATATGCTCGCGGCCGGGCGCAAGGACGTGCCGGCGGTCAAGGGCTGGCGTGCCGAGGTCTTCGGCAAGGATGCGCTGCGGCTTTGCAAGGGCGAGCTGGCGCTTGGCGTCAAAGGCTCGAGCGTGCGGGTGATCGTGGTCTGA
- a CDS encoding GFA family protein encodes MSEDHYTGGCQCGAVRYEVDLDLAGAVTCNCSRCERMGFTLAFAPRGAFTLLKGEDAVTEYRFASQTIQHLFCATCGIESFAYGKMPDGTDMTAVNVNCLDGVDPRSLKTQHYDGASA; translated from the coding sequence ATGAGTGAAGATCACTACACCGGCGGCTGCCAATGCGGGGCGGTGCGCTATGAGGTCGACCTGGATCTGGCAGGCGCGGTGACCTGCAATTGCTCGCGCTGCGAAAGGATGGGGTTCACGCTCGCCTTCGCGCCGCGCGGGGCCTTCACGCTTCTGAAGGGTGAAGATGCCGTGACCGAGTATCGCTTTGCGAGCCAGACGATCCAGCATCTGTTCTGCGCGACCTGCGGGATCGAGAGTTTCGCCTATGGCAAGATGCCGGATGGCACCGACATGACGGCGGTCAACGTCAATTGCCTGGACGGTGTCGATCCGCGCAGTCTGAAGACGCAGCACTACGACGGCGCCTCGGCCTGA
- a CDS encoding integrase family protein gives MKFTRTAIEKLRPDPERDTLYWDTGTRGLGLRVTKGGVFSFICQGRVRGTTKDRRVTIGSYGIKGGLTLEEAQGRADDYRKLFQDGVDPNDLKKKHEVEMVTLGAVAKEYLAIGNLKPTTVKWINYYTDRVFADWKDKPIASINRDMVKERHAELKRGGLHGKKPAPSTANAAMVVLRTLINFAIEDYTLPDGTQLITTNPVHVLNGKGKNKRWAPEGDRTDRYIPVDRLGAVWNMLQELRQTTTHSDTLSAVDLVIFSLLCGGRKNEGAGLTWDRVHFEDDPARCYWHLKDRKQGKPINLPMPMQAIALLKERRRMTNGDHVFPSRGRKGYVTDPRATMEKVSEVAGLHLSLHDMRRTFSETSVKACRIERFRGDLLIGHKPDQRDVGANSYLDLTDLRWLYPEVQQVADWIEEQARIAAAKAASANVVDMQRA, from the coding sequence ATGAAATTCACCAGAACTGCTATTGAGAAGCTGCGTCCCGACCCCGAGCGGGACACGCTGTATTGGGATACCGGTACGCGCGGCCTCGGCCTGAGGGTAACGAAGGGCGGGGTGTTCAGCTTCATCTGCCAAGGCCGGGTGCGCGGGACCACGAAGGACCGCCGCGTCACCATCGGGAGCTATGGGATTAAGGGCGGCCTGACATTGGAAGAAGCGCAGGGACGCGCGGATGACTACCGCAAGCTCTTTCAAGACGGTGTTGACCCGAACGACCTGAAGAAGAAGCACGAGGTTGAGATGGTGACGCTTGGCGCTGTGGCCAAGGAGTATCTGGCCATCGGCAACCTGAAGCCAACCACGGTCAAGTGGATCAACTACTACACCGACCGCGTGTTCGCAGACTGGAAGGACAAGCCCATCGCGTCGATCAACCGCGACATGGTGAAAGAGCGCCATGCTGAGTTGAAGCGGGGCGGCCTGCACGGCAAGAAGCCCGCACCATCCACCGCCAACGCCGCGATGGTCGTTTTGCGCACCCTCATCAACTTCGCCATCGAGGACTATACGCTGCCGGACGGCACGCAGTTGATTACCACAAACCCGGTGCATGTTCTGAACGGTAAGGGCAAGAATAAGCGGTGGGCACCCGAGGGCGACCGGACTGATCGGTATATCCCGGTGGATCGCCTTGGGGCGGTCTGGAACATGCTGCAAGAGCTGCGGCAGACAACGACGCATAGCGACACTCTGTCCGCAGTCGATCTGGTGATATTCAGTCTCCTGTGCGGTGGGCGGAAGAACGAGGGCGCGGGACTGACTTGGGATCGAGTGCATTTCGAGGACGACCCGGCGCGGTGCTACTGGCACCTCAAGGACCGGAAACAGGGCAAGCCCATTAACCTGCCGATGCCAATGCAGGCGATAGCACTGCTGAAAGAGCGGCGGCGCATGACGAATGGCGACCATGTGTTCCCAAGCCGGGGCAGGAAAGGTTATGTGACGGACCCTCGCGCGACGATGGAGAAGGTGAGCGAGGTTGCGGGGCTTCACCTTTCACTCCATGACATGCGGCGCACGTTTAGCGAAACCTCAGTAAAGGCCTGCCGCATCGAGCGGTTTCGCGGTGACCTGTTGATCGGTCATAAGCCCGACCAGCGCGATGTTGGCGCGAATAGCTATTTGGACCTGACCGATCTGCGGTGGCTTTACCCCGAGGTCCAGCAGGTTGCGGACTGGATTGAAGAACAGGCGCGCATTGCGGCTGCGAAGGCGGCGAGCGCGAATGTCGTGGACATGCAGCGCGCATAG
- the purN gene encoding phosphoribosylglycinamide formyltransferase translates to MKRVAILISGSGSNMVALAEHMLAGTVARPVLVLSNVPGAGGLAKAEALGIPTAVVDHRDFAGDRAAFEAALINTVDHSAPDAICLAGFMRILTPKFIGHYEGRMLNIHPSLLPKYKGLHTHDRAIEAGDAEAGCSVHEVTADLDGGPVLGQARVPVLAKDGPEDLAARVLPMEHRLYPMVLERFLAGDRSRIDLSSSLSINDVSP, encoded by the coding sequence GTGAAGCGCGTCGCGATCCTGATTTCCGGGTCGGGATCCAACATGGTGGCGCTCGCCGAGCATATGCTGGCGGGCACGGTGGCGCGTCCGGTGCTGGTCCTGTCCAACGTGCCGGGGGCCGGGGGGCTCGCCAAGGCCGAGGCGCTGGGGATACCCACGGCGGTCGTGGATCACCGCGACTTCGCCGGGGACCGCGCGGCCTTCGAGGCGGCCCTGATCAACACGGTCGACCATTCCGCGCCGGATGCGATCTGCCTCGCCGGCTTCATGCGCATTCTCACGCCGAAGTTCATCGGACACTACGAAGGACGGATGCTCAACATCCATCCCTCGCTTCTTCCAAAATACAAAGGTCTTCACACCCACGACCGCGCCATCGAGGCGGGCGATGCCGAGGCCGGCTGTTCGGTGCACGAGGTGACGGCGGATCTCGACGGGGGGCCGGTTCTGGGTCAGGCGCGGGTGCCGGTGCTTGCGAAAGACGGGCCCGAGGATCTGGCGGCACGGGTGCTGCCGATGGAGCACAGGCTTTATCCCATGGTTCTGGAGCGGTTTCTGGCGGGAGACAGGTCGCGGATCGACCTGTCGTCGTCTCTTTCAATCAACGACGTTTCGCCGTAA